The genomic window TCCAGCCGCCCGCCGTCCGCCTCCGCGAGGTCGCGGGCCACCGCCAGGCCGATGCCGGTGGAGTTGCGCCCGCTGACCGTCCGTTCGAAGACCCGGTTGCCCAGCTCGGCCGGCACCCCGGGGCCCTCGTCCTGGACCTCGACCACCACCGAGCTGCTGGACGGCCGCACCCGCAGCGTGACCGTGCCGGCGCCGTGCATCAGCGAGTTCTCGATCAGCGTGGCCAGCACCTGGGAGACGGTGCCCGGGGTGCCGAGCGCGACCACCCCGGCCAGCCCCTCGGTCACCAGCCGCCGCCCGGCACCGCGCATGGTGGCCGCCCACTCCTCGCGCTGCTGGCGGATCACCTCGTCCAGTTCGAACCCGCCGGCGGACGGCCCGTGCGTGTCGCGCTGGTTGGTGAGCAGCCGCTGGACCACGTCGGTGAGCCGCTCGACCTGCTGGAGCGCGATGCTGGCCTCCTCCCGCACCGTCTCGGGCTGGTGGGCCAGCGCGGTGATCTCCTCCAGCCGCATGGAGAGCGCGGTGAGCGGGGTGCGCAGCTGGTGCGAGGCGTCGGCGGCCAGCCGGCGTTCGGCGGTGAGCATCCGGCCGATCCGCTCGGCGCTGGCGTCCAGCACCTCGGCCACCCGGTCCAGCTCGGCCACCCCGTAGCGCCGGTCGCGCGGGCGCGGATCGCCGGAGCCGAGCCGCTCGGCGGTCTCCACCAGGTCGGTGAGCGGCCGGGCCAGCCGGCGGGCCTGCCAGACCGCGAGCGCGACCGCGGCCTGCACGGCCAGCAGCGCGACCAGGCCGAGCAGCAGCAGCATGTGGCCGATCTCCCGGTCGACCTCCGAGCGGGACTGCTCCACGGTCACCGTCTCGCCGCTGGCGCCGGATTCGGTGGCCCGCACCGGGTCGTCGCCCGCGGGCCTGCTCCCGATGGTGATCAGCGGCTGGTCCGGGACCTGGATCTCGGCGTAGTAGCCGTCGACGACCTGGCTGCCGATCCGCTCCCCGGTCACCGGCTCGTGGGCCGCCAGCCTGGTCTCCACCAGGCCGAGCAGCCGCACGGCGGCGGCATCGGCCCGCTCGTTGGCGGTGTCGATGATGCTCTGCTTCTCCACCAGTGCGAGCGGTACGCAGAACACCACGACCACCACCAGGACCACACCCAGCAGCGAGTTGATCATCCTGCGTTTCACGCGGTGGTGCCCCGGACCTAGTTCTTCTCGAAGCGGAAGCCCACGCCGCGCACGGTGGCGATGTAGCGCGGGTTGGTCGCGTCGTCGCCGAGCTTCTTGCGCAGCCAGGAGATGTGCATGTCGAGCGTCTTGGTCGAGGTCCACCACGTGGTGTCCCAGACCTGGCGCATGATGTCCTCACGGGTCACCACCCGCCCGGCGTCCCGCACCAGCACCCGCAGCAGCTCGAACTCCTTCGCGGAGAGGGTCAGTTCCTCCTCGCCGACCCAGGCGCGGTGCGACTCGATGTCGATCCGCACGCCGTGCGCGCCGGTGGACAGCGAGTCCACGTTGCCGCGCCGCAGCAGCGCCCGGACCCGGGCGAGCAGCTCGGCCAGCCGGAACGGCTTGGTGACGTAGTCGTCGGCGCCGGCGTCCAGGCCGACCACGGTGTCCACCTCGTCGGCGCGGGCGGTGAGCACCAGCACCGGGCAGCTCTTGCCGTCGGCGCGCAGCCGGCGGCAGACCTCCAGGCCGTCCATCTGCGGCAGGCCCAGGTCGAGGACGACCAGGTCGACCTCCTCCTCCAGCCCCGCCTCGAGCGCCGACGGGCCGTCCTCGCGGACGAGCACCTCGTAGCCCTCACGGCGCAGGGCACGGGCCAGCGGTTCCGAGATAGCCGGGTCGTCCTCGGCGAGCAGCACACAGGTCATGCTGCGAATCGTAGTCCGCCCGGGGCCCCGCGATCAGTCCCGTCGGGCGCGGTGGTGGCGCGCGACCGCTCGCGGGGTTGTGAACTACTTCACAGTAGGTAGTCGGCGCGCCGGGCCCGGGTGGCTGCCGTACCTACGCTCCCACGCCCGGAGCCGCCGCAGAATCTCCACTTCGACCATGGCTTCGAAGGAACGAATCCTGCCTTACCATCGATTCTCACATCCAGGGCGAACGGGCCTTCGAAGGCCCGTTATTGAATTGAATGCTTTTGTCCACCCATGTCGTGGAATTTCGCGACGTACAGTGGTCCGGTCCCCATGTCGTGCACTGCGGTCCGCCCCTGTTCGAGCAGCGAGCAGGGGCGCCGCGGCACTCGGACCCGCTGCGCCTCACCCCCACGGCGCGGCGGTGTCCCAGACAGTCAGGCAAGGAACAACGACTCATGGCGTCACCCACCACCCTGGACGCCGGCCTCAAGCCGGTCTCTCCTTCCGGCGGCAAGACCTTCTTCGGGCACCCCCGCGGACTCGCCACCCTCTTCATGACCGAGACCTGGGAGCGTTTCAGCTTCTACGGGATGCGGGCCCTGCTGGTCCTCTACATGACGGCCTCCACGGCCCATGGCGGACTCGGCATGAAGGTGGCCCTGGCCACCGCGATCTACAGCGTTTACAACGCCATGGTCTACCTGCTCGCCCTGCCCGGCGGCTGGATCGCGGACCGCTTCCTCGGCGCCCGCAAGACCGTCGCGCTCGGCGGCGGGATCATCATGATCGGCCACTTCCTGCTGGCCGTGCCCTTCGAGGGCTCCTTCTTCCTGGGCCTGGTCTTCATCGCGGTGGGCTCCGGCCTGCTGAAGGCCAACATCTCCACGATGGTCGGCCACCTGTACGAGGGCCCGAACGACCCGCGTCGCGATGGTGGCTTCACCATCTTCTACATGGGCATCAACCTCGGCGCCTTCGCGGCTCCGCTGGTGATCGGCACCGTCGGCCAGAGCGTCGACTGGCACCTCGGCTTCGCGCTGGCCGGCATCGGCATGGCGCTGGGCCTGGGCCAGTACCTGCTGGGCTCGCGCCACCTCAGCGCGCAGAGCAGCGTGGTGGCCTCGCCGATGTCCGACACCGAGCGCGGTGCGCTGCTGCGCAAGGCCGGCCTGTGGCTGGCCGCGGCCGTGGTCTTCTACGGCGTCGTGGTGCTGACTGGCAACTTCAGCATCAACTGGGCGGTCTGGCCGCTGTCGATCGCGGGCATCGCGATCCCGGTGGTCGTCTTCGCCCGGATCAAGCGGGACAAGGACCTCAGCCCCACCGACCACTCCAAGATCCGCGGCTACATCTGGTTCTTCGTGGTCGCCGCCGTGTTCTGGATGATCTACGACCAGTCCGGCTCCACGCTGAGCGTCTTCGCCGACCAGAACACCAAGCTGTCGATCTTCGGGGCGAGCTTCCCCTCCAGCTGGTTCCAGTCGCTGAACCCGCTCTACATCATGGCGCTGGCCCCGGTCTTCGCCTGGCTCTGGGTCTGGCTGGCCCGCCGGGCCAAGAACCCGAGCACCACGATGAAGTTCGCCATCGGCCTGCTGCTGATCGGCGCCTCGTTCCTGGTGATGATGCTGGCGATGGCCGCGGCGGCCGGCGGCCACAAGGTCACCCCGCTCTGGCTGGCGCTGGTCTACCTGGTCCAGACCGTCGGCGAGCTGGCCCTGTCCCCGGTCGGCCTGTCCGTCACCACCAAGCTGGCACCGGCCAAGTACGCCAGCCAGATGATGGGCATCTGGTTCCTCGCCGTCACCGCCGGTGACTGCGTGGCGGCCGTGATCCAGCTGGGCCTGGGCAACGCCACCGGCAGCACCTGGTACTTCGCCTCCCAGGGCGTGGCGGCGATCATCGCCGGTATCGCGCTGGTGATGTACCGCAAGAACGTGATCAGGCTCATGGGCGACGTCCACTGACCTGATCCACCCGCACCGACCGCAAGGGCCGGTACCCGTCTCACGGGTACCGGCCCTTGCGGCGTCAGGCGCGCGTCACAGCTCCCGGACGCCGGCGCGCCAGACCGCGGCGGTGAGCGGGACGCCCGGGCGGTAGGCGAGGTGGACCGGGGAGGGGGCGTCCAACAGGAGCAGGTCCGCGCGGACGCCCGGGGCGATCCGGCCGACGTCGGTGCGGCGCAGGGCGCGCGCGCCGCCGGCGGTGGCGGCGTGCACCGCCTCGTCCGGGGTCATGCCCATCTCGCGCACGGCCACCGCGATGCAGAAGGCCATCGAGCTGGTGAAGCTGGAGCCCGGGTTGCAGTCGGTGGACAGCGCCACGGTGGCGCCCGCGTCCAGCAGTCGGCGCGCGTCGGGATAGGGGGCGCGGGTGGAGAACTCCGCGCCGGGCAGCAGGGTGGCGACCGTGCCGGAGCCGGCCAGTGCCGCCACGTCCGCGTCCGTCAGGTGGGTGCAGTGGTCGGCCGAGGCGGCGCCCAGCTCGACCGCCAGCTGCACGCCGGGCCCGTAGGAGAGCTGGTTGGCGTGCACCCGCGGGGTCAGGCCCCGCTCGACGCCCGCGGTCAGGATCGCCCGCGCCTGGTCGCCGTCGAAGGCACCGTTCTCGCAGAAGACGTCCACCCAGCGGGCGTGCGGGGCGCAGGCGTCCAGCATCGGGCCGGTGACCAGGTCGACGTAGCCCGCGGGGTCGTCGGCGTACTCCGGGGCGACCACGTGGGCCCCCAGGTAGGTGGTCTCCGGGGTGTGGTCGGCGGCGATCCGCAGCGCCCGGGCCTCGTCCTCGACGGTCAGGCCGTAGCCGGACTTGCACTCGATGGTGGTCGTGCCCTGGCGCAGCGCCTCGCGCACGAAGCGGGCCAGGTTGGCGTCGAGTTCGGCGTCCGAGGCGGCCCGGGTGGCGGCCACCGTGGTGCGGATGCCGCCCGCGGTGTAGGCCTGGCCGGACATCCGGGCGTTGAACTCGGCGGTCCGGTCGCCCGCGAAGACCAGGTGGGCGTGCGAGTCGACGAAGCCGGGCAGCAGGGCCCGCCCGGCCGCGTCCACGTGCTGGTCGGCCGCGGGGGCGTCGGCGCTGGGTCCGGTCCAGGTGATCACCGAGCCGTCGATCACCACGGCGGCCTGCTCGATCAGGCCGAGCAGGCCGGGGTGTGACGGGTCGTTGGTGACCAGGGTGCCGATGTTGCTGATCAGGGTGCTGGTCATGAGCCTTTCCGGAGTTCAAGAGGGTCCGCCACGGGCGGGCGCTCTCAGGGAAGCAGCGCGGTGATCGCGCGGTGCAGCGCGCCGGGGACGTCGGCGATGCTCTGGTGCACGCCGTCGGCGACGACCCGCCGGCCGCCGACCACCACGTGCCGCACGTCGGCCGCCGAGGCGGCGAAGACGGCGGTCTCGGCGCCCAGGTGCGGATCGGGGCCCGCGGTGCGCACCGAGTCCAGCGCCAGCACGGTGAAGTCGGCCAGCGCCCCCACCTCGATCCGGCCCGCCTCCGGCCAGCCGAGCGAGGCGTGCCCGTCCTCGGTGCCGGCCCGCAGCAGCGCGCCCGCCGTCCAGTGGCCGCGGGTGCGGGTGCGCAGCCGCTCGTTGAGCTCCAGTGCGCGCGCCTCCTCGAACGGGTCGATCACCGCGTGGCTGTCGCTGCCCAGGGTCACCGGGCAGCC from Kitasatospora sp. NBC_01250 includes these protein-coding regions:
- a CDS encoding ATP-binding protein, with protein sequence MKRRMINSLLGVVLVVVVVFCVPLALVEKQSIIDTANERADAAAVRLLGLVETRLAAHEPVTGERIGSQVVDGYYAEIQVPDQPLITIGSRPAGDDPVRATESGASGETVTVEQSRSEVDREIGHMLLLLGLVALLAVQAAVALAVWQARRLARPLTDLVETAERLGSGDPRPRDRRYGVAELDRVAEVLDASAERIGRMLTAERRLAADASHQLRTPLTALSMRLEEITALAHQPETVREEASIALQQVERLTDVVQRLLTNQRDTHGPSAGGFELDEVIRQQREEWAATMRGAGRRLVTEGLAGVVALGTPGTVSQVLATLIENSLMHGAGTVTLRVRPSSSSVVVEVQDEGPGVPAELGNRVFERTVSGRNSTGIGLAVARDLAEADGGRLELLSLRPPVFALFLNRPTVG
- a CDS encoding response regulator transcription factor → MTCVLLAEDDPAISEPLARALRREGYEVLVREDGPSALEAGLEEEVDLVVLDLGLPQMDGLEVCRRLRADGKSCPVLVLTARADEVDTVVGLDAGADDYVTKPFRLAELLARVRALLRRGNVDSLSTGAHGVRIDIESHRAWVGEEELTLSAKEFELLRVLVRDAGRVVTREDIMRQVWDTTWWTSTKTLDMHISWLRKKLGDDATNPRYIATVRGVGFRFEKN
- a CDS encoding peptide MFS transporter — protein: MASPTTLDAGLKPVSPSGGKTFFGHPRGLATLFMTETWERFSFYGMRALLVLYMTASTAHGGLGMKVALATAIYSVYNAMVYLLALPGGWIADRFLGARKTVALGGGIIMIGHFLLAVPFEGSFFLGLVFIAVGSGLLKANISTMVGHLYEGPNDPRRDGGFTIFYMGINLGAFAAPLVIGTVGQSVDWHLGFALAGIGMALGLGQYLLGSRHLSAQSSVVASPMSDTERGALLRKAGLWLAAAVVFYGVVVLTGNFSINWAVWPLSIAGIAIPVVVFARIKRDKDLSPTDHSKIRGYIWFFVVAAVFWMIYDQSGSTLSVFADQNTKLSIFGASFPSSWFQSLNPLYIMALAPVFAWLWVWLARRAKNPSTTMKFAIGLLLIGASFLVMMLAMAAAAGGHKVTPLWLALVYLVQTVGELALSPVGLSVTTKLAPAKYASQMMGIWFLAVTAGDCVAAVIQLGLGNATGSTWYFASQGVAAIIAGIALVMYRKNVIRLMGDVH
- the hutI gene encoding imidazolonepropionase, whose amino-acid sequence is MTSTLISNIGTLVTNDPSHPGLLGLIEQAAVVIDGSVITWTGPSADAPAADQHVDAAGRALLPGFVDSHAHLVFAGDRTAEFNARMSGQAYTAGGIRTTVAATRAASDAELDANLARFVREALRQGTTTIECKSGYGLTVEDEARALRIAADHTPETTYLGAHVVAPEYADDPAGYVDLVTGPMLDACAPHARWVDVFCENGAFDGDQARAILTAGVERGLTPRVHANQLSYGPGVQLAVELGAASADHCTHLTDADVAALAGSGTVATLLPGAEFSTRAPYPDARRLLDAGATVALSTDCNPGSSFTSSMAFCIAVAVREMGMTPDEAVHAATAGGARALRRTDVGRIAPGVRADLLLLDAPSPVHLAYRPGVPLTAAVWRAGVREL